From a single Polyangiaceae bacterium genomic region:
- a CDS encoding ribosomal protein L7/L12 encodes MSLTELRCPSCTAPVPASDGAAITCRFCGATLVREQPTTGRQEKHYTLVLRVAPSNRERVAQLLAEKGGLDLERARALIADSPAQIQIGSDSAKARDLERAASEAAAQAELTMEKVTVPVVDVVLESVGTKKLAVIVALRDQIEMSIAEAKQLVGSAPVTIATGIEEPEASAMISALQAAGATARAK; translated from the coding sequence ATGTCGCTGACCGAGCTGCGCTGCCCGAGCTGTACCGCCCCCGTTCCCGCGTCCGATGGCGCAGCCATCACGTGCCGCTTCTGCGGCGCCACGCTCGTGCGCGAGCAGCCGACGACGGGGCGCCAAGAGAAACACTACACGCTGGTGCTTCGGGTCGCGCCGTCCAATCGAGAGCGCGTGGCTCAGCTGCTCGCGGAGAAGGGCGGCCTGGACCTCGAGCGCGCTCGCGCGTTGATTGCGGATTCGCCGGCCCAAATCCAGATCGGTAGCGACTCCGCCAAGGCCCGGGATCTGGAGCGCGCCGCTTCGGAAGCGGCCGCCCAGGCGGAGCTGACGATGGAGAAGGTGACCGTTCCCGTCGTGGACGTGGTGCTCGAAAGCGTCGGCACCAAGAAGCTCGCCGTCATCGTCGCTCTGCGTGACCAGATCGAGATGAGCATCGCCGAAGCCAAGCAGCTGGTGGGCTCCGCTCCCGTCACCATCGCCACCGGCATCGAAGAGCCCGAAGCCAGCGCCATGATCTCCGCACTTCAGGCCGCTGGCGCCACCGCCCGCGCGAAATAG
- a CDS encoding lantibiotic dehydratase, whose protein sequence is MQALVQQPAIREALFIASPSLDRALPGWIADPTTPASRDVSLTLIRYLARMATRPTPFGLFAGCSVVRTVAEGTRLVLAPLAEYRKHTRLDAGYLSLLAEGFERDPSFCDALRFRPSSGLYPAVGKLRYAEGVTEPGSRVRSYQLVAVERTEYLDAALARARAGASVAELVNAIVADDPDIDRDEASAYVESLVSNQILCSNVTPNVTGREPLSELVAVLRSMGPVAQGAAQTLEEARTSLCALDDASLGVAPERYHAVADGLAVLPAEIDRARLFHVDLYKPAPKAALGEAALRSIQEAIELSTRLAIPSPDAAMRRFHAAFVERYGEPTDGPLPTRRMVPLCDALDDEVGLGFNTRSEGGSGRSPLLERLAFPVDGPSPTRELGKREQRLVRGLVETLRAGRFEWTLSDSDLDALAPTPPATLPHAFAFWGTFAARSPEALERGDLRLLVDFLAGPSGAIALGRFCYGDSEIRRGVEEHLLAEEALQPDAVFAEIVHLPEGRLGNILARPTLRAYEIPYLGRSGATEERQIPITDLYLTLDGDRFVLFSKRLGREVVPRLTSAHSFTRSTLAIYRFLCGLQRERDRYAFTWDWGPVASATFLPRVSRGNIVLSLARWTLGEEELSPLTRANPTERFGIVEELRRRHRLPRWIVLADGDRTLPVDLDNPVCVASLAALLARREAASLTEMFPAPDELVAEGPEGRFAHQIVVPFVRPAGSAATAAAVASTLTTEPALRRSFAPGSEWLYVKFYTGAASADAILTDLIAPVVARARRAKTITGWFFLRNADPRWHVAVALRGDPVRLARMLPRLNRDAAPFLQDGRLWRIAVDTYEREAERYGGESGVELAESLYEADSDAALAILARLESGSGADERWRLALRGCHEALLDFGLDLAARTDVITRARETLGVALRVNVVLERQLGARFRAERASLVELLAVKATSKHPLSAGVGVMEKRSTRVRSVVEELRAREQDGRVSVPAHHLVEGLLRMHCNRLLRCDHRAQELVIYEFLQRLYVSEAARGRAAVASERE, encoded by the coding sequence ATGCAGGCTCTGGTCCAGCAGCCGGCGATTCGCGAGGCGTTGTTCATCGCATCTCCGTCTCTCGACCGTGCGCTTCCCGGTTGGATCGCGGATCCAACGACACCCGCGAGCAGGGACGTCTCGCTGACGCTGATTCGCTACCTTGCGCGCATGGCGACGCGCCCGACGCCGTTCGGCCTGTTTGCGGGCTGCTCGGTCGTTCGAACGGTGGCTGAAGGCACACGCTTGGTCCTCGCCCCGCTCGCAGAGTACCGAAAGCACACGCGGCTCGACGCCGGGTATCTCTCGCTCTTGGCCGAAGGATTCGAGCGAGATCCTTCGTTCTGCGACGCGCTTCGCTTTCGGCCCAGCTCGGGCTTGTACCCGGCGGTAGGCAAGCTCCGCTATGCCGAAGGGGTAACTGAGCCGGGCTCCCGTGTGCGCAGTTACCAGCTCGTGGCGGTCGAGCGCACGGAGTACCTCGACGCTGCGCTCGCTCGCGCACGCGCTGGCGCGAGCGTTGCCGAGCTCGTCAACGCGATCGTCGCCGACGATCCCGACATCGATCGCGACGAAGCCAGCGCGTACGTGGAGAGCCTCGTCTCGAACCAAATCTTGTGCTCGAACGTGACGCCGAACGTCACGGGTCGAGAACCACTGTCGGAGCTGGTTGCCGTTCTGCGAAGCATGGGGCCTGTCGCTCAGGGAGCCGCCCAAACGCTGGAGGAAGCCCGCACTTCCCTGTGTGCCCTCGACGACGCTTCGCTCGGAGTCGCGCCGGAGCGCTACCACGCTGTCGCCGATGGGCTCGCCGTACTGCCGGCGGAGATCGACAGGGCTCGCCTGTTCCATGTCGATCTGTACAAGCCCGCGCCGAAAGCGGCCCTGGGAGAGGCAGCGCTTCGGTCGATCCAAGAGGCCATCGAGCTCAGCACGCGCTTGGCGATACCTTCCCCGGATGCCGCGATGCGCCGATTCCACGCGGCCTTCGTCGAGCGCTACGGTGAGCCCACCGACGGGCCCCTGCCCACCCGGCGCATGGTGCCGCTCTGCGATGCCCTCGACGACGAGGTGGGCTTGGGGTTCAACACCAGGAGCGAGGGAGGCTCGGGGCGGTCACCCCTGCTCGAACGCCTGGCGTTCCCCGTCGACGGACCGTCGCCCACGCGGGAGCTCGGGAAGCGCGAGCAGCGTCTCGTGCGCGGTCTGGTCGAGACCCTTCGCGCGGGGCGCTTCGAGTGGACTCTATCCGACTCCGATCTCGACGCGCTTGCGCCCACGCCGCCGGCAACCCTGCCGCATGCTTTCGCATTCTGGGGCACGTTCGCGGCACGGAGCCCGGAGGCGCTCGAGCGTGGCGATCTGCGGTTGCTCGTCGATTTCCTCGCGGGTCCGTCCGGTGCGATCGCCCTCGGTCGTTTCTGCTACGGCGATTCGGAGATCCGTCGCGGCGTCGAGGAGCACCTGCTCGCGGAAGAGGCGCTCCAGCCCGACGCCGTGTTCGCCGAGATCGTGCACCTGCCGGAGGGGCGGCTCGGGAACATCCTCGCGCGACCCACGCTGCGCGCTTACGAGATCCCCTACCTTGGCCGATCGGGTGCGACCGAGGAGCGGCAAATTCCCATCACGGACCTCTACCTGACCCTCGACGGAGACCGCTTCGTCCTGTTCTCGAAGCGTCTCGGGCGCGAGGTCGTCCCTCGCCTCACGAGCGCGCACAGCTTCACGAGGTCAACGCTCGCCATCTATCGTTTTCTTTGCGGTCTCCAACGGGAGCGGGATCGCTACGCCTTCACGTGGGACTGGGGGCCGGTCGCGAGCGCGACGTTCTTGCCCCGCGTCTCGCGAGGCAACATCGTCTTGTCGCTTGCACGCTGGACTCTCGGGGAAGAGGAGCTCTCACCGCTCACCCGAGCAAATCCGACCGAGCGATTCGGCATCGTGGAGGAGCTGCGCCGACGCCACCGTCTTCCGCGTTGGATCGTGCTGGCCGACGGAGACAGAACCCTGCCCGTCGATCTCGACAACCCGGTGTGCGTCGCGTCGCTTGCCGCCCTCCTGGCGCGGCGCGAAGCGGCATCGCTCACCGAAATGTTCCCGGCTCCGGACGAGCTGGTAGCCGAAGGCCCCGAGGGCCGCTTCGCTCATCAGATTGTCGTACCGTTCGTGCGCCCGGCGGGGTCTGCGGCGACCGCGGCGGCGGTCGCGAGCACGCTGACGACGGAGCCCGCGCTGCGCCGCTCCTTCGCTCCAGGCTCGGAGTGGCTCTACGTCAAATTCTACACCGGCGCTGCGAGCGCTGACGCCATTCTCACGGACTTGATTGCGCCCGTGGTGGCTCGCGCTCGACGGGCGAAGACGATCACGGGATGGTTCTTCCTTCGCAACGCGGACCCGCGCTGGCACGTGGCGGTCGCGCTGCGCGGGGACCCTGTGCGTCTCGCCAGGATGTTGCCGCGGTTGAACCGGGACGCGGCGCCTTTTCTCCAGGACGGGCGTCTGTGGCGGATTGCGGTCGACACATACGAACGGGAGGCCGAGCGCTACGGTGGTGAGAGCGGTGTCGAGCTAGCCGAGTCGCTCTATGAAGCAGATAGCGATGCGGCGCTCGCGATTCTCGCTCGCCTCGAATCAGGGAGCGGCGCGGACGAGCGCTGGCGGCTGGCGCTTCGTGGGTGTCACGAGGCCTTGCTGGACTTCGGCCTCGACCTCGCGGCTCGCACCGACGTCATCACGCGCGCCCGCGAGACCCTCGGTGTCGCGCTGCGTGTCAACGTCGTGCTGGAGCGACAATTGGGCGCTCGCTTTCGCGCGGAGCGGGCTTCGCTCGTCGAGCTGCTGGCTGTGAAGGCCACGAGCAAACATCCGCTGTCCGCGGGCGTCGGGGTCATGGAGAAGCGCTCGACCCGTGTGCGCTCCGTGGTGGAAGAACTTCGCGCCCGAGAGCAGGATGGACGTGTCAGCGTCCCTGCGCATCATCTCGTCGAAGGCCTTCTCCGCATGCACTGCAATCGACTGCTGCGTTGCGACCACCGTGCTCAGGAGCTGGTCATCTACGAATTCCTGCAACGCCTTTACGTGTCCGAGGCGGCGCGCGGTCGCGCTGCGGTCGCGTCGGAGCGAGAGTGA
- a CDS encoding fumarate hydratase: MSDFQYQELLPLGHDDTPFRLLTKDHVSTFEAGGKTFLSVEPEALTLLTREAMREIAHYLRPGHLAQVRKILDDPEASDNDRFVALEMLKNANIAASGVLPMCQDTGTAIVMGKKGQLVFTGGGDEAAIARGVFDTYTTANLRYSQVAPLDMYQEKNTGNNLPAQIEIFATDGDAYKFLFMAKGGGSANKSYLYQETKALLNPDSLLSFIGQKIKTLGTAACPPYHLAIVVGGTSAEYALKTAKLASARYLDTLPPEGNALGRGFRDRKLEEQVLELTRTSGIGAQFGGKYFCHDVRVIRLPRHGASCPVAIAVSCSADRQAVAKITKDGVFLEQLEHDPAKYLPETTAKELGDQVVRVDLTRPMSEIRAELAKYPIKTRLSLSGPMVVARDIAHAKIKERLDGGEDMPQYMKDFCVYYAGPAKTPEGYASGSFGPTTAGRMDSYVDLFQSRGGSMVMLAKGNRSQQVTDACKKHGGFYLGSIGGPAARLAKDCIKKVEVLEYPELGMEAVWKIEVVDFPAFIVVDDKGNDFFAEILSSGPLKVTR, encoded by the coding sequence ATGAGCGACTTTCAGTATCAAGAGCTGCTGCCGCTGGGCCACGACGACACCCCGTTCCGGCTGCTGACGAAGGACCACGTTTCCACCTTCGAGGCGGGGGGGAAGACCTTCCTCTCGGTGGAGCCGGAAGCGCTCACGCTCCTCACCCGGGAGGCGATGCGGGAGATTGCCCACTACCTCCGCCCCGGACATCTGGCGCAGGTACGGAAAATCCTCGACGATCCGGAAGCCAGCGACAACGACCGCTTCGTGGCCCTCGAGATGTTGAAGAACGCGAACATCGCCGCCAGCGGCGTGCTGCCCATGTGTCAGGACACGGGCACCGCGATCGTGATGGGCAAGAAGGGACAGCTGGTGTTCACCGGCGGAGGAGACGAGGCGGCCATCGCCCGCGGCGTGTTCGACACCTACACCACGGCAAACCTCCGCTACAGCCAGGTGGCACCGCTGGACATGTATCAGGAGAAGAACACCGGCAACAATCTGCCGGCGCAGATCGAGATCTTCGCGACGGACGGCGACGCCTACAAGTTCCTGTTCATGGCCAAGGGCGGCGGCTCCGCCAACAAGAGCTATCTGTACCAAGAGACGAAAGCGCTCTTGAACCCGGACAGTCTGCTCTCGTTCATCGGACAGAAGATCAAGACGCTGGGCACTGCGGCGTGCCCGCCGTACCACCTGGCTATCGTGGTGGGCGGCACCAGCGCGGAGTACGCCTTGAAGACGGCCAAGCTCGCCTCGGCGCGCTACCTCGACACGCTGCCGCCGGAGGGCAACGCCCTCGGCCGCGGCTTCCGTGATCGAAAGCTGGAAGAGCAGGTGCTGGAGCTCACGCGCACCTCCGGCATCGGCGCGCAGTTCGGCGGCAAGTACTTCTGCCACGACGTGCGGGTGATTCGACTACCGCGTCACGGCGCTTCGTGCCCCGTGGCCATCGCGGTGTCGTGCTCGGCGGATCGCCAGGCCGTGGCCAAGATCACCAAAGACGGCGTGTTCCTGGAACAGCTCGAGCACGATCCCGCGAAGTATCTGCCGGAGACCACCGCGAAGGAGCTCGGCGATCAGGTGGTGCGCGTGGACCTGACGCGGCCGATGAGCGAAATCCGCGCAGAGCTCGCCAAGTATCCGATCAAGACTCGGCTATCGCTCTCCGGCCCGATGGTGGTGGCTCGGGACATCGCTCACGCGAAGATCAAGGAGCGGCTCGACGGCGGGGAAGACATGCCGCAATACATGAAGGACTTCTGCGTGTACTACGCCGGTCCGGCCAAGACGCCGGAGGGCTACGCGTCGGGCTCCTTCGGCCCCACGACCGCGGGCCGCATGGACTCCTACGTGGATCTGTTCCAGTCCCGTGGCGGCAGCATGGTGATGTTGGCCAAGGGCAACCGCTCCCAGCAGGTCACGGACGCGTGCAAGAAGCACGGCGGCTTCTACTTGGGATCCATCGGTGGCCCCGCCGCGCGCCTGGCCAAGGACTGCATCAAGAAGGTGGAGGTCCTGGAGTACCCCGAGCTGGGCATGGAAGCGGTGTGGAAGATCGAGGTCGTGGACTTCCCCGCGTTCATCGTGGTGGACGACAAGGGCAACGATTTCTTCGCGGAGATCCTCTCGAGCGGGCCGCTCAAGGTGACCCGCTGA
- a CDS encoding lanthionine synthetase C family protein codes for MARRPLLRGRAADEAREALRQISRALIALPPRRVRGPSLSDGDAGLAIAHAALDPIFPRSGHRVRVDRVLDRAIDGLARTDMSPALFGGFTGVAWAVEHLRGNSGDDANEAIDDALLLYVDRTPWLDSYDLIRGLTGIGVYALERLPRAGGRRILELVVERLAETARRRRPGLSWWSDPAWVPPQFRREPHLAWNLGVGHGVPAVIALLGGACRAGIAVRTARRLLDGAVRWLLAQELPGRVDAGFAYAVGPRLPREPARSAWCYGDPGVAATLLVAACAMGERSWKDHAVRIGLRAALRPPDECRVVDAGLCHGAAGLGHLYHRMYLMTGEASFARAARSWFVRALGFRQNRVGIAGFASWEPDRRGRMGWHTDVGLLTGVAGVALALASALSDEDPAWDRVLLLSVRSPPTHPAA; via the coding sequence ATGGCACGTCGCCCATTGTTGCGCGGCCGTGCGGCCGACGAGGCGAGGGAGGCGTTGCGTCAGATCTCGCGCGCGTTGATTGCTCTGCCTCCGCGTCGTGTCCGCGGTCCATCGCTGAGCGACGGCGATGCGGGGCTCGCGATCGCGCACGCGGCGCTCGATCCCATCTTTCCGCGCTCCGGGCACCGCGTTCGCGTGGACAGGGTCCTCGATCGCGCGATCGATGGGCTCGCCCGCACGGACATGTCGCCTGCTCTTTTCGGCGGATTTACCGGCGTCGCGTGGGCGGTCGAGCATCTGCGGGGGAACTCGGGCGACGACGCTAACGAAGCCATCGACGACGCGCTGCTCCTGTATGTCGACCGAACGCCGTGGCTCGACTCCTACGACCTGATTCGAGGGCTCACGGGGATCGGCGTCTACGCACTCGAGCGATTGCCTCGGGCGGGCGGCCGGAGGATTCTCGAGCTGGTCGTCGAACGCCTCGCCGAGACGGCGCGGCGCCGACGCCCTGGGCTTTCGTGGTGGTCGGATCCAGCGTGGGTTCCGCCCCAGTTCCGGCGCGAGCCACACCTCGCATGGAACCTCGGGGTCGGCCATGGCGTTCCCGCCGTGATCGCGTTGCTCGGAGGCGCCTGCCGGGCGGGGATTGCCGTGCGCACCGCGCGACGATTGCTGGATGGCGCAGTTCGCTGGCTCCTGGCGCAGGAACTACCGGGGCGGGTCGACGCTGGCTTTGCGTACGCCGTTGGCCCGCGATTGCCTCGGGAGCCCGCCCGATCGGCGTGGTGCTATGGCGATCCTGGCGTGGCAGCAACGCTCCTCGTGGCGGCGTGCGCGATGGGAGAGCGGTCATGGAAGGATCACGCGGTTCGCATCGGACTCCGCGCCGCCCTTCGCCCGCCGGACGAATGCAGGGTCGTCGACGCTGGGCTGTGTCACGGTGCTGCGGGTCTCGGTCACCTCTACCATCGGATGTATCTCATGACCGGTGAGGCGAGCTTCGCGCGCGCGGCTCGGTCGTGGTTCGTTCGCGCGCTTGGTTTTCGTCAGAACCGTGTGGGGATCGCGGGGTTCGCCTCCTGGGAGCCCGACAGGCGTGGGCGCATGGGCTGGCATACGGACGTCGGACTGCTCACGGGCGTTGCCGGCGTCGCCCTCGCGTTGGCGTCCGCGCTCTCCGACGAAGACCCCGCGTGGGACCGCGTGCTGCTCCTGTCAGTTCGGTCACCGCCGACACACCCTGCCGCGTGA
- a CDS encoding helix-turn-helix domain-containing protein: protein MAASMMSGDEGELVLVPATDIDTFVSAPVDRYVARRTFCFWQLGTDTKGLITWGTPTEADAREMVHAFEAGERIEEPHVSLIDMRDLGAVDVVAFEVIMRYMTTRQDVFAQTVQRQALVHGTGAVGAAVAGFYRVVQPRYAVESFSDVGDAARWLHPERADELLALVRALRARLIHTPEVVLMLRACFESAASLPSAARAARTLGMSLRTLQRSLADAGTSFRSELQRFRLERAERMLSGSAASVKAVAATVEMTPERLSALFRQVHGVTAEVWRARFARVVQDD, encoded by the coding sequence ATGGCGGCGTCGATGATGAGCGGCGACGAAGGGGAGCTCGTACTCGTCCCCGCGACGGACATCGACACCTTCGTCTCCGCGCCCGTGGACCGCTACGTCGCGCGGCGCACGTTCTGCTTCTGGCAGCTGGGGACGGACACCAAAGGTCTCATCACCTGGGGCACTCCTACCGAAGCCGATGCACGAGAGATGGTGCACGCCTTCGAGGCGGGGGAGCGAATCGAAGAGCCCCACGTCTCGTTGATCGACATGCGAGACCTCGGCGCCGTGGACGTCGTCGCCTTCGAGGTCATCATGCGGTACATGACGACGCGTCAGGACGTGTTCGCGCAAACGGTGCAGCGGCAGGCGCTGGTGCACGGCACCGGCGCCGTCGGTGCGGCAGTCGCGGGGTTCTATCGCGTCGTTCAACCGCGCTACGCCGTGGAGTCCTTTTCGGACGTCGGGGACGCCGCGCGTTGGTTGCATCCAGAGCGGGCGGACGAGCTCTTGGCGTTGGTCCGCGCGTTGCGTGCCCGGCTGATCCACACGCCGGAAGTCGTGTTGATGCTGCGTGCGTGCTTCGAGAGTGCTGCGTCACTGCCGAGTGCGGCGCGGGCAGCGCGTACGCTGGGCATGAGCCTCAGAACACTGCAGCGCTCCTTGGCGGATGCCGGTACCTCGTTCCGGTCCGAGCTGCAGCGCTTCCGTCTCGAACGCGCGGAGCGGATGCTGTCGGGATCAGCCGCGTCCGTGAAGGCCGTGGCGGCGACGGTCGAGATGACTCCGGAACGGCTGTCCGCGTTGTTTCGCCAAGTGCACGGCGTCACGGCCGAGGTGTGGCGCGCGCGGTTCGCCCGCGTAGTGCAGGATGACTGA
- a CDS encoding flippase-like domain-containing protein, whose product MTAAALLALVLVRLDWHKFFVALRSIHYVYFMLFTVAFNAALLLADTFATTHVYRTRVCNIGYKELLVIRGASYLPSLLNHHVGQGWLTYFLSKMYKAPLWRVTGATLIVYATTFGCVYLLGLSALPFNHGRVHWLAPTIGAIGVAGLGYGIVLAVKPRILREAQTTAPLMEAGVRGHLVALAYRLPHVLVLFVGTWVPFLFFGIDVPFTDALAYIPVLMLVIALPITPQGIGTRDVVALELMSRFAVGSSEERAATLAAATLSWAAALTVVQATFSPILMRQARKLFVQTGAGDEVIR is encoded by the coding sequence GTGACCGCGGCGGCACTGCTGGCGCTGGTGCTGGTGCGTCTGGATTGGCACAAGTTCTTCGTCGCCCTACGCAGCATTCACTACGTCTATTTCATGCTGTTCACCGTCGCGTTCAACGCGGCGTTGCTCTTGGCGGACACCTTCGCGACCACGCACGTGTATCGCACGCGGGTATGCAACATCGGCTACAAGGAGCTGCTCGTCATCCGCGGCGCTTCATACTTGCCGAGCCTGTTGAACCACCACGTGGGGCAGGGCTGGCTCACGTACTTCCTGTCCAAGATGTACAAGGCGCCGCTGTGGCGAGTGACGGGCGCGACGCTCATCGTGTACGCCACCACCTTCGGCTGCGTGTACTTGCTCGGGCTCTCGGCGCTCCCCTTCAACCATGGTCGCGTGCACTGGCTCGCGCCCACCATTGGCGCCATCGGCGTGGCGGGCCTCGGCTATGGAATCGTATTGGCGGTGAAGCCCCGCATCTTGCGGGAGGCGCAGACCACGGCGCCGCTGATGGAGGCCGGCGTGCGTGGGCACCTGGTGGCCCTCGCGTATCGGCTGCCCCACGTGCTGGTGCTGTTCGTCGGAACCTGGGTGCCGTTCCTGTTCTTCGGCATCGATGTGCCCTTCACCGACGCCCTGGCCTACATCCCCGTGCTCATGCTCGTGATCGCACTGCCCATCACTCCCCAAGGGATCGGAACCCGAGACGTAGTGGCGCTGGAGCTAATGTCGCGATTTGCAGTGGGCAGCTCCGAAGAGCGGGCCGCAACATTGGCCGCGGCTACACTTTCCTGGGCTGCTGCCCTCACCGTGGTGCAGGCTACGTTTTCTCCAATCTTGATGCGCCAGGCTCGGAAGCTGTTCGTGCAAACTGGCGCTGGGGACGAGGTCATCCGATGA
- a CDS encoding NAD-dependent epimerase/dehydratase family protein yields the protein MTSSALVTGGAGFIGSSVADRLLRLGYHVTTFDNFDPYYDPAQKRRNVSWASSQPGYRLIEGDVRDRAALAAAFDAARPDVVVHLAARAGVRASVEDPRSYVEVNELGGLNVLELCHERGNVPIAYASTSSVYGATQVIPFREDDPAAGPLSPYAASKRGAEMMVHAFHHLYQLPVAVLRFFTVYGPRGRPDMAFAIFTRKLLAGEPVRLHGEETARDFTFVEDIADGVLGAVNWVREKPRLDTFNLGRTEPVRVRRLIELLADALGVSPTVELGQLGASETLVTSADVSKAHAAFGYAPKVDLTQGVRRWVEWIASDEAPPELRSRG from the coding sequence ATGACTTCGTCCGCATTGGTTACCGGCGGTGCCGGCTTCATCGGATCGAGCGTCGCCGACCGCTTGTTGCGCCTCGGCTATCACGTCACGACGTTCGACAACTTCGACCCGTACTACGACCCCGCGCAGAAACGACGCAACGTGTCGTGGGCGTCCAGTCAGCCGGGCTATCGGCTGATCGAGGGTGACGTCCGCGATCGCGCGGCCTTGGCTGCGGCCTTCGACGCGGCGCGGCCCGACGTCGTGGTGCACTTGGCGGCGCGGGCGGGCGTGCGCGCCAGCGTGGAAGACCCGCGAAGCTACGTGGAGGTCAACGAGCTCGGTGGCTTGAACGTGCTGGAGCTCTGTCACGAGCGCGGCAACGTACCCATCGCGTACGCCTCCACGTCCAGCGTGTACGGCGCCACCCAGGTGATCCCGTTTCGCGAGGACGATCCGGCGGCGGGCCCCCTGTCGCCCTACGCGGCGAGCAAGCGCGGCGCGGAGATGATGGTCCACGCCTTTCACCATCTGTATCAGCTGCCGGTGGCGGTGCTGCGCTTCTTCACGGTGTACGGCCCGCGGGGTCGTCCGGACATGGCGTTCGCGATCTTCACGCGCAAGCTGCTCGCGGGGGAGCCCGTGCGGCTGCACGGTGAAGAGACGGCGCGGGACTTCACCTTCGTGGAAGACATCGCGGACGGTGTCCTCGGCGCGGTGAATTGGGTGCGGGAAAAGCCGCGTCTGGACACCTTCAATCTCGGTCGCACGGAGCCGGTGCGGGTGCGGCGACTGATCGAGCTCTTGGCAGACGCCCTCGGGGTGTCGCCCACGGTGGAGCTCGGACAGCTGGGGGCGAGCGAGACGCTGGTCACCTCCGCGGACGTGTCCAAGGCCCACGCCGCCTTCGGCTACGCGCCCAAGGTGGACCTCACGCAGGGTGTTCGTCGCTGGGTGGAGTGGATCGCCAGCGACGAAGCGCCCCCGGAGCTTCGGAGCCGCGGGTGA
- a CDS encoding hemerythrin family protein: protein MPDGVAEQHGQIALLIRRLGAAHHAHEPWPALARRLDELRAIIRVHFATEEHLMRLSEYPKLEQHMAEHESFRQRLELLRGQCEDGKSELMEVLTDLLETWFRHHEATSDQEAAAFIGLAAE from the coding sequence ATGCCGGACGGGGTGGCGGAGCAGCATGGTCAGATCGCGCTCTTGATTCGTCGGCTGGGCGCGGCACACCACGCCCACGAGCCGTGGCCGGCGTTGGCGCGGCGCCTGGACGAGCTCCGCGCCATCATCCGCGTGCACTTCGCCACGGAAGAGCACCTGATGCGCCTCTCGGAGTATCCGAAGCTCGAGCAGCACATGGCGGAGCACGAGTCCTTCCGTCAGCGGCTGGAGCTCTTGCGCGGGCAGTGCGAAGACGGCAAGAGCGAGCTGATGGAAGTGCTGACGGACCTGCTCGAGACCTGGTTCCGCCACCACGAGGCGACCTCGGACCAGGAAGCTGCGGCGTTCATCGGCCTGGCCGCCGAGTAG